A single region of the Solwaraspora sp. WMMD791 genome encodes:
- the rpsK gene encoding 30S ribosomal protein S11 codes for MPPKARAGAAVKKVRRKERKNVAHGQAHIKSTFNNTIVSITDPTGAVISWASAGQVGFKGSRKSTPFAAQLAAEAAARRAMEHGMRKVDVFVKGPGSGRETAIRSLQAVGLEVGQISDVTPQPHNGCRPPKRRRV; via the coding sequence ATGCCACCGAAGGCTCGCGCTGGAGCCGCTGTCAAGAAGGTCCGGCGCAAGGAACGCAAGAACGTCGCCCACGGGCAGGCGCACATCAAGAGCACCTTCAACAACACCATCGTTTCGATCACCGACCCGACCGGCGCGGTGATCTCCTGGGCCTCCGCCGGCCAGGTCGGTTTCAAGGGCTCCCGCAAGTCGACTCCGTTCGCCGCGCAGCTGGCCGCCGAGGCGGCCGCCCGTCGGGCGATGGAGCACGGCATGCGCAAGGTCGACGTCTTCGTCAAGGGCCCCGGCTCCGGCCGGGAGACCGCCATCCGTTCGCTGCAGGCAGTCGGCCTGGAGGTCGGGCAGATCTCCGACGTCACGCCACAGCCGCACAACGGGTGCCGTCCGCCGAAGCGTCGCCGGGTCTGA